From the genome of Vicia villosa cultivar HV-30 ecotype Madison, WI linkage group LG2, Vvil1.0, whole genome shotgun sequence, one region includes:
- the LOC131652864 gene encoding 7-deoxyloganetin glucosyltransferase-like has translation MDDKKPHAVLIPYPVQGHINPLFKLAKLLHLRGFHITFVNTEYNHKRFLKSRGPKAFDGFADFTFETIPDGLTPIDDDCDVTQDLNSLRESIRKNFLQPFLKLLSRLHNSATSGLVPPVTCIVSEINMSFTIQAAEDFALPNILFFPASACTLLCILHIRSFVEKGLTPIKDENYLTNGYLEIKVDWIPGLKNIRLKDIVDFIRTTNPNDITLEFFIDVADKVHKYSTIILNTFNELENDVINALFSIFPSLYPIGPLSLLLNQTPHNHQLASLDSNLWKEDTKCLDWLESWEPESVVYVNFGSITVMTLEKLLEFAWGLADSKKPFLWIIRPDLVIGGSVVLSSEFVNEISDRGLIASWCAQEKVLNHPSIGGFLTHCGWNSTTESICAGVPMLCWPFFGDQPTNSRFICNEWEIGAEIDTNVKRDEVEKLVNELMVGEKGKKMRQKAMELKKKAEENTSPGGSSFINLDKVINEVLLKQN, from the exons ATGGATGATAAAAAGCCACATGCTGTGTTGATTCCATATCCAGTTCAAGGCCATATCAATCCATTGTTCAAACTAGCAAAGCTTCTTCACCTTCGAGGCTTTCACATAACCTTTGTCAACACTGAATACAATCACAAACGCTTTCTCAAATCAAGGGGTCCAAAAGCCTTTGATGGTTTCGCTGATTTTACCTTTGAGACTATTCCAGATGGTTTAACTCCAATAGATGATGATTGTGATGTTACTCAAGATTTGAATTCTCTTCGTGAATCAATTAGAAAGAACTTCCTCCAACCGTTCCTCAAACTTCTCTCTAGACTTCACAACTCCGCAACTTCTGGTCTTGTCCCTCCAGTTACTTGTATAGTTTCTGAGATTAACATGTCATTTACTATACAAGCTGCTGAAGATTTTGCACTaccaaatattctcttttttccAGCAAGTGCATGTACATTATTGTGTATTTTGCACATTCGTTCCTTTGTAGAAAAAGGTCTCACACCAATCAAAG ATGAGAATTATCTTACAAATGGATACTTGGAAATCAAAGTAGACTGGATTCCAGGTTTGAAAAACATTCGGTTGAAGGACATTGTCGACTTTATAAGGACAACAAATCCAAATGATATCACCTTAGAATTTTTTATCGATGTGGCAGATAAAGTTCATAAGTACTCTACTATTATTTTGAATACTTTTAATGAACTTGAGAATGACGTAATAAATGCTCTATTCTCTATATTTCCTTCTCTTTACCCAATCGGCCCTTTATCTTTATTGTTAAACCAAACTCCACATAATCATCAATTAGCATCTCTAGATTCCAATCTTTGGAAAGAAGATACCAAGTGTCTTGATTGGCTTGAATCATGGGAACCTGAATCTGTTGTTTACGTGAATTTTGGCAGCATCACAGTTATGACTCTAGAGAAACTTTTGGAGTTTGCTTGGGGTTTGGCCGACAGCAAGAAACCATTTTTGTGGATCATTAGGCCTGATCTTGTCATTGGTGGCTCGGTGGTTTTGTCATCTGAGTTTGTCAATGAAATTTCAGATAGAGGTCTAATTGCAAGTTGGTGTGCACAAGAAAAAGTGTTGAACCATCCTTCAATTGGTGGATTCTTGACTCATTGTGGATGGAACTCAACCACCGAAAGCATATGTGCAGGAGTGCCAATGTTGTGTTGGCCATTTTTTGGTGATCAGCCAACAAACAGTAGATTTATTTGCAATGAATGGGAGATTGGAGCTGAAATCGATACAAACGTGAAGAGAGATGAGGTAGAGAAACTTGTGAATGAATTGATGGtgggagagaaaggaaagaagatGAGGCAAAAGGCAATGGAATTGAAGAAGAAGGCAGAGGAGAACACTAGTCCAGGAGGTAGTTCATTCATAAACTTAGACAAAGTTATTAACGAAGTTTTGCTTAAACAGAATTAG
- the LOC131652863 gene encoding 7-deoxyloganetin glucosyltransferase-like, with product MGNFAEKKPHAVLIPYPSQGHINPLFKLAKLLHLRGFHITFVNTEYNHIRLLKSRGPKAFDGLIDFTFETIPDGLTPMEGDGEVTQDVPALSQSIRKNFLKPYCELLSKLNESANAGLIPHVTCLVSDCLMAFTIQAAKQFALPNVLFFPASACSLLCILHFRSFVEKGLTPLKDESYLTNGYLETKVDWIPGLKNFRLKDIMDFIRTTNPNDIMLNFFIDMADRFDRDSTIILNTFDELESDVINALISMFPSLYPIGPLPLLLNQTPHNHQLASLGTSLWKEDIKCLEWLEFKEPGSVVYVNFGSVTVMTPEKLLEFAWGLANSKKPFLWIIRPDLVIGGSVVLSSEFMNEISDRGLIASWCPQEQVLNHPSIGGFLTHCGWNSTTESICAGVPMLCWPFFADQPTNSRIICNEWEIGAEINPNAKRDEVEKLVNELMVGEKGKKMRQKAMELKKKALENTSPGGCSYTNLDKVINEVLLKHN from the exons ATGGGAAACTTTGCAGAAAAAAAACCACATGCTGTGTTGATTCCATATCCATCTCAAGGCCATATCAATCCATTGTTCAAACTAGCAAAGCTTCTTCACCTTAGAGGCTTTCACATAACATTTGTAAACACCGAGTACAACCACATACGCTTGCTAAAATCAAGGGGTCCGAAAGCCTTTGATGGTTTGATAGACTTCACCTTTGAGACCATACCAGATGGTTTAACTCCAATGGAAGGTGATGGAGAGGTTACACAAGACGTACCTGCTCTTAGTCAATCTATAAGAAAGAATTTCCTCAAACCCTATTGTGAACTTCTTTCAAAACTTAATGAATCTGCCAATGCTGGTCTTATTCCACATGTTACTTGCTTAGTTTCTGACTGTTTGATGGCTTTTACTATACAAGCTGCTAAACAATTTGCACTACCAAATGTTCTCTTTTTTCCAGCAAGTGCATGTTCTTTATTGTGCATTTTGCACTTTCGTTCCTTTGTGGAAAAAGGTCTCACACCACTCAAAG ATGAGAGTTACCTAACAAATGGATATTTGGAAACCAAAGTAGACTGGATTCCAGGTTTAAAAAACTTTCGATTAAAGGACATTATGGACTTTATAAGGACAACAAATCCAAATGATATCATGTTAAATTTCTTTATTGATATGGCAGATAGATTTGATAGAGACTCTACTATCATTTTGAATACTTTTGATGAACTTGAGAGTGATGTAATAAATGCTTTAATCTCTATGTTTCCTTCTCTTTACCCCATTGGCCCTTTACCTTTATTGTTAAACCAAACTCCACATAATCATCAATTAGCATCTCTAGGTACCAGTCTTTGGAAAGAAGATATCAAATGCCTTGAATGGCTTGAATTCAAGGAACCTGGATCTGTTGTGTATGTAAATTTCGGCAGCGTCACAGTGATGACTCCAGAGAAACTGTTGGAGTTTGCTTGGGGTTTGGCCAATAGTAAGAAACCATTTTTGTGGATCATTAGGCCTGATCTTGTCATTGGTGGCTCGGTGGTTTTGTCATCTGAGTTCATGAATGAAATTTCAGATAGAGGTCTAATTGCGAGCTGGTGTCCGCAAGAACAAGTGTTGAACCATCCTTCAATTGGTGGATTCCTGACTCATTGTGGATGGAACTCAACCACTGAAAGCATATGTGCTGGAGTGCCAATGTTGTGTTGGCCATTTTTTGCTGATCAGCCAACAAACAGTAGAATTATTTGCAATGAATGGGAGATTGGAGCTGAAATCAATCCAAACGCAAAGAGAGATGAGGTGGAGAAGCTTGTGAATGAATTGATGGtgggagagaaaggaaagaagatGAGGCAAAAGGCAATGGAATTGAAGAAGAAGGCTTTGGAGAACACTAGTCCAGGAGGTTGTTCATACACGAACTTAGACAAAGTTATTAACGAAGTGCTGCTTAAGCAtaattag
- the LOC131652861 gene encoding 7-deoxyloganetin glucosyltransferase-like codes for MSTFSDNKKPHAVLIPYPAQGHINPLFKLAKLLHLRGFHITFVNTEYNHKRLLKSRGSNAFDGFTDFCFETIPDGLTPMDGDGGDVTQDIPSLCQSIRKNFLKPYCELLSRLNESANIGLVPHVTCLVSDCLMAFTIQAAKQFAIPNVLFFPSSACSLLLILHFHSFVEKGLTPLKDESYLTNGYLETKVDWIPGLKNFRLKDTIDYIRTTNPNDIMLEFFIDVADRIHRDSTIILNTFVELENDVINTLLSMFPSLYAIGPLPSLLNQTPSNHQLASLDSNLWKADTKCLEWLESKEPESVVYVNFGSITVMTLEQLLEFAWGLANTKKPFLWIIRHDLVIGGSVVLSSELMNEISDRGLITSWCPQEKVLNHPSVGGFLTHCGWNSTTESICAGVPMLCWPFFADQPTNSRFICNEWEIGAEIDTNVKRDEVEKVVNELMVGEKGKKMRQKAMELKKKAEENTSPGGCSYLNLDKVIKEVLLKQN; via the exons ATGAGTACTTTTTCTGACAATAAAAAGCCACATGCTGTGTTGATTCCATACCCAGCTCAAGGCCATATCAATCCATTGTTCAAACTAGCAAAACTTCTTCACCTTAGAGGCTTTCACATAACCTTTGTAAACACTGAATACAATCACAAACGATTGCTCAAATCGAGAGGTTCTAATGCATTTGATGGTTTCACTGATTTTTGCTTTGAGACTATTCCAGATGGTTTAACTCCGATGGATGGTGACGGTGGTGACGTTACTCAAGACATACCTTCTCTTTGTCAATCTATAAGAAAGAATTTCCTCAAACCCTATTGTGAACTTCTTTCTAGACTTAATGAATCTGCCAATATTGGTCTTGTTCCACATGTTACTTGCTTAGTTTCTGACTGTTTGATGGCTTTTACTATACAAGCTGCTAAACAATTTGCAATACCAAATGTTCTCTTTTTTCCATCAAGTGCATGTTCTTTATTGCTCATTTTACACTTTCATTCCTTTGTAGAAAAAGGTCTCACACCACTCAAAG ATGAGAGTTATCTAACAAATGGATATTTGGAAACTAAAGTAGACTGGATTCCAGGTTTAAAAAACTTTCGGTTGAAAGACACTATCGACTATATCAGGACAACAAATCCGAATGATATCATGTTAGAATTCTTTATTGATGTGGCAGATAGAATTCATAGAGATTCTACTATCATTTTGAATACTTTCGTTGAACTCGAGAATGATGTAATAAATACTCTACTCTCTATGTTTCCATCTCTTTACGCCATCGGCCCTTTACCTTCATTGTTAAACCAAACTCCATCTAATCACCAATTAGCATCTCTAGATTCCAATCTTTGGAAAGCAGATACCAAGTGTCTTGAATGGCTTGAATCCAAGGAACCTGAATCTGTTGTTTATGTGAATTTCGGAAGCATCACAGTTATGACTCTAGAGCAACTGTTGGAGTTTGCTTGGGGTTTGGCCAATACCAAGAAACCGTTTTTGTGGATCATTAGGCATGATCTTGTCATTGGTGGCTCGGTGGTTTTATCATCTGAGCTTATGAATGAAATTTCAGATAGAGGCCTAATAACAAGTTGGTGTCCACAAGAGAAAGTGTTGAACCATCCATCAGTTGGTGGATTCTTGACTCATTGTGGATGGAACTCAACCACCGAAAGCATATGTGCTGGAGTTCCAATGTTGTGTTGGCCATTTTTCGCTGATCAGCCAACAAACAGTAGATTTATTTGCAATGAATGGGAGATTGGAGCTGAAATCGATACAAACGTGAAGAGAGATGAGGTGGAGAAGGTTGTGAATGAATTGATGGtgggagagaaaggaaagaagatGAGGCAAAAGGCAATGGAATTGAAGAAGAAGGCAGAGGAGAACACTAGTCCAGGAGGTTGTTCATACTTGAACTTAGACAAAGTTATTAAGGAAGTGTTGCTTAAACAGAACTAG